ACATTGCACGGCTGGCTCCCGGCTTCTTGCCGGAGTTTTCGTGGTGGTATTTTCTGGCAGGCTGCTTGGCCACATTGGCCTGGCTGTGGCTGGTCGTGTGGCGGGTCGGACGCAATCGGCAAGCGATCTGGAAAAGCCTGGTATTGCCTGCAGCAGGTGCAACCCTTTGCTGGGTGTTGCTGATGACCCTGTGGCTGCCTTTGCTCGATTTCGCCCGCAGCTATGGCCCACTCTCTCGATCAATAGCGCGCGTCGTACCCGCCAATGAGTGTGTGTTGATAGATGGGTTGACGCAGGCGCAGATCGCAGCGCTCCAGTACCACGGCCAACTGCGCCTTCGTCGCCTGGGCAACGCCGGTGATCTGGGCCAATGTGGTGCGCTGGTGATGGACCCCAGTGAGCAATCCAACCTGGACCAACGGGTTGACCTGACCCACTGGGCCTACAAAGCGAGCGCCAGCCGATTGAGTGACCGCAAAGAGCGTCTGCTGATTTACCTTCGGGTAGGAAGGTAGCGGTCAGTTTCTCTGGGCTTCCCGCATGCGAACCGGTGGCAGGGCAATCACAAAAGTGGATCCTTTGCCCACTTCGCTCTGCACGTCAATTTGCCCGCCATGCCGTTGCGCGACATGTTTCACGATGGCCAGGCCCAGGCCTGTACCGCCGGTCTCTCTTGAGCGGCTCCGATCGACCCGATAGAAGCGCTCTGTCAGGCGGGGCAAATGTTCAGCAGCAATCCCGGAGCCGGAATCGGTGACATAAAACTCGCCCCACCCGTCATCGCGCAAACGCCAGCCGGCCACAATTTCCCGGCCAGCGGGTGTGTAGCGAACAGCATTGCTCAACAAGTTGGACATCGCGCTAAGCAATTCGGTCTTCGCACAAGACACTGCAAGCCCTGGCATGCCTTTGGCCACGATCACATGCTGCGGCCTTGAAATCGCGGCAGACAACCCGTTGGCTTCCTGCATCACGTGACTGAGCAGTTCATCGACAGCCGACCATTCCCCCTGCCCTGGCACCGGGCTGCCCTCCAGGCGAGACAAAGTCAGCAAATCACTGACCAGTGTTTGCATGCGTTGTGCCTGCTGGCTCATCAGCCCCAGGTAACGAACCCTTTCTTCCTCTTCCAGCTCGATGCTCTGCATGGTTTCTACAAAGCCGCTGAGCACAGTCAATGGGGTCCGGATTTCGTGGGAAACATTGGCCACAAAATCGCGCCGCATGGCTTCGGCCAGTTGCACGGCGGTCACATCACGCGTGATCATGAGCTTGCGCTTTTTTCCATAGGGATGCACTTGCAGCGAGATTTTGGAATGCTGCGTCGGGCGGGGCCCTGGTCCATCAATCTGAATCTCATGGCCAAAGTTGCCCATATCGAGATACGACACAAAGGCAGGCGCTCGAACCAGGTTGCGCACGTATTGGCCCACATCGCGCTCAGGCTCGAACCCCAGATGGCCAGAGGCGGTTTGATTCGACCATTCGATGCGCCCGGCTGAATCCAGCAAAACCACTCCATTGGGAGAGGCTTGAATGGCAGAGAGGAAATCCTCCAGACGTGCATCGGAGTTGGCGGCCTTTTTCTCAAGCTTCTTGATCAGTTTCCGGCCCCGCTCGACCACCTCACCCCACACGCCCGAAATGCCTGCCTTGCGCGAGGCATCACCCTTGTTGAGCCAATCCAGTGCACGGCGAGCCCTCAATCCGTCAAAAACACCCCAGACCAGCGCACCAAGCAGCGCGCCGAAGAAGCTCCACATGGCCGCATCTTGCGTCCAGCCCCACACCGATCCCAGCGCGACCAGGACCAGCAGTTCAACCAGTCGGTGAATCATGCAGTGGAAACAGGCGGCCGACCCTGCACAGGCTTGACAGCCGCGCCAGTACCCTGAGCGGTCAGGCGGTAGCCAGCGCCGCGCACGGTTTCCACCATGGTCGCAGCCTCACCCAAGGACTCCCTCAAACGTTTGACGTGTACGTCCACGGTGCGCTCCTCGATAAAGACATGATCCCCCCAGATTTTGTCGAGCAGCGTACCACGGGTGTGCACCCTTTCTGCATGTTTCATCAGGTAATGGAGCAGCTTGAACTCTGTCGGTCCGAGCTTGAGCTCATTGCCCTGAAAAGTCACCCGGTAAGTGCCGGCATCCAGTGCCAGTTCTCCCAGTTGCACCGAATCGTTCACCGTTTGAGGCGCTCGGCGGCGCAGGACGGCGCGAATTCGCGCGAGCAACTCCTGCGTGGAAAAGGGCTTGGTGATGTAGTCGTCGGCACCGGCATCCAGGCCTTGTACCTTGTCGGCTTCATCGCTTCGCGCGGTGAGCATCAAGATGGGGACGGCCTTGGTCCGCTCCTGTTGCCGCCATGACCTCGCCAGCGAAGCCCCGCTTTCACCTGGCAGCATCCAGTCCAGCAAAATCACGTCGGGCAGAACAGCAT
This region of Hydrogenophaga crassostreae genomic DNA includes:
- the phoR gene encoding phosphate regulon sensor histidine kinase PhoR, encoding MIHRLVELLVLVALGSVWGWTQDAAMWSFFGALLGALVWGVFDGLRARRALDWLNKGDASRKAGISGVWGEVVERGRKLIKKLEKKAANSDARLEDFLSAIQASPNGVVLLDSAGRIEWSNQTASGHLGFEPERDVGQYVRNLVRAPAFVSYLDMGNFGHEIQIDGPGPRPTQHSKISLQVHPYGKKRKLMITRDVTAVQLAEAMRRDFVANVSHEIRTPLTVLSGFVETMQSIELEEEERVRYLGLMSQQAQRMQTLVSDLLTLSRLEGSPVPGQGEWSAVDELLSHVMQEANGLSAAISRPQHVIVAKGMPGLAVSCAKTELLSAMSNLLSNAVRYTPAGREIVAGWRLRDDGWGEFYVTDSGSGIAAEHLPRLTERFYRVDRSRSRETGGTGLGLAIVKHVAQRHGGQIDVQSEVGKGSTFVIALPPVRMREAQRN
- the phoB gene encoding phosphate regulon transcriptional regulator PhoB, encoding MKKLPRVLVVEDEPAIAELIAVNLRHNGFAPTVVFEGQAARREVDAVLPDVILLDWMLPGESGASLARSWRQQERTKAVPILMLTARSDEADKVQGLDAGADDYITKPFSTQELLARIRAVLRRRAPQTVNDSVQLGELALDAGTYRVTFQGNELKLGPTEFKLLHYLMKHAERVHTRGTLLDKIWGDHVFIEERTVDVHVKRLRESLGEAATMVETVRGAGYRLTAQGTGAAVKPVQGRPPVSTA